From a single Prionailurus bengalensis isolate Pbe53 chromosome A1, Fcat_Pben_1.1_paternal_pri, whole genome shotgun sequence genomic region:
- the F7 gene encoding coagulation factor VII gives MVSGSCGPALLCSLLGLQASLATVFLTQEEAHGVLRRHRRANSFLEELRSGSLERECGEERCSFEEAREIFQNAERTKQFWVSYVDGDQCASNPCQNGGSCEDQLQSYICFCLDNFEGRNCETNKKDQLICMNENGGCEQYCSDHAETRRSCRCHEGYALQDNGVSCAPTVEYPCGRIPVLEKRNGRDPQGRIVGGKVCPKGECPWQAALKLDGVLVCGGALLDAAWVVSAAHCFDRIRNWENLTVVLGEHDLRTEEGEEQERHVAQIIIPDKYIPRKTNHDIALLRLRTPVAFTNHVVPLCLPEKSFSERTLAFIRFSTVSGWGQLLDRGITALELMAIDVPRVMTQDCQEQSHRKAGSPAITENMFCAGYLDGSKDACKGDSGGPHATKFQGTWYLTGIVSWGEGCAAEGHFGVYTRVSQYIEWLRRLMSQSPTSGGLLRAPLP, from the exons ATGGTGTCTGGGTCCTGCGGGCcggccctcctctgctctctgctcgGCCTGCAGGCATCTCTGGCCACAG TCTTCCTCACCCAGGAGGAGGCCCACGGCGTCCTGCGCAGGCACCGGCGCGCCAACTCGTTCCTGGAGGAGCTGAGGTCCGGCTCCCTGGAGCGTGAGTGCGGGGAGGAGCGGTGCTCCTTTGAGGAGGCCCGGGAGATCTTCCAGAACGCCGAGAGGACG AAGCAGTTCTGGGTTTCTTACGTCG ATGGGGACCAATGTGCCTCGAATCCGTGCCAGAACGGGGGTTCCTGTGAGGACCAGCTCCAGTCCTACATCTGCTTCTGCCTCGACAATTTCGAGGGCCGGAACTGTGAGACAA ACAAGAAGGACCAGCTGATCTGTATGAACGAGAACGGAGGCTGTGAGCAGTACTGCAGCGACCATGCAGAGACCAGGCGCTCTTGCCGGTGTCACGAGGGGTACGCGCTCCAAGACAACGGGGTGTCCTGCGCTCCCACAG TGGAGTATCCATGTGGAAGAATACCTgttctggaaaagagaaatggcCGCGACCCCCAAGGCCGAATTGTGGGTGGCAAGGTGTGCCCCAAAGGAGAATGTCCCTGGCAG GCTGCACTGAAGCTGGACGGCGTGCTGGTGTGTGGGGGCGCCCTGCTCGACGCTGCCTGGGTGGTCTCTGCAGCCCACTGCTTCGACAGAATCAGGAACTGGGAGAACCTGACGGTGGTGCTGG GCGAGCACGACCTCCGCACGGAGGAGGGCGAGGAGCAGGAGCGGCACGTCGCCCAGATCATCATCCCCGACAAGTACATCCCCCGCAAGACGAACCATGACATCGCCCTGCTGCGCCTGCGGACGCCCGTGGCCTTCACCAACCACGTCGTGCCCCTGTGTCTGCCCGAGAAGTCCTTCTCCGAGAGGACGCTGGCCTTCATCCGCTTCTCCACCGTCAGCGGCTGGGGCCAGCTGCTGGACAGGGGCATCACGGCCCTTGAGCTCATGGCCATCGACGTGCCCCGGGTGATGACCCAGGACTGCCAGGAGCAGTCACACAGGAAGGCGGGCTCTCCGGCAATCACCGAGAACATGTTCTGCGCCGGCTACCTAGACGGGAGCAAGGATGCCTGCAAGGGGGACAGCGGGGGCCCGCACGCCACCAAGTTCCAGGGCACCTGGTACCTGACGGGGATCGTCAGCTGGGGGGAGGGCTGTGCAGCCGAAGGTCACTTCGGGGTGTACACCAGGGTCTCCCAGTACATCGAGTGGCTGCGCAGGCTCATGAGCCAGAGCCCAACCTCAGGAGGCCTCCTCCGGGCCCCGCTGCCCTAG